The genomic window ATCACTTGGACTTCATCTGCATCGATGGTCAGGAGAATTTCGAAAAAGGGAATATCACTTTGATCCGATGAGGCATCTAATCCTATCCATAGCGATTGCTTCCCTCAGCCTGGGCCTGAGCATTCCTTCCCAAGGACAGGATATCCACTTCTCCCAATTCTTCTTGACCGACCTCAGCACGGACCCTTCCCTCACCGGCAGATTCGATAGTGATTATCGCATCAGTGGGGTCCATCGGGTACAGTGGCGCTCGGTCACCCTACCTTACAGCACTTTCCAATTCACCGCAGATGCCCATGATTTCCAGCAGATCAAAGGACTTGGCCTGGGGCTGAGGATCATGAATGATCGTGCAGGTGATTCTCGGTTCAACACATTCTCCATGGCCGCACTCATCAGCAAGGCCACCCCGATGGATGATGAAGGGCGTACTGAGCTTCGCTCTGGGCTCTCCATAGGATTTACTCAGAAACGCATCGATTTCGATGCCCTGCGCTTTGATGCACAGTACGATGGAACCCTCTATGACGCTTCACTTTCAGACGGAGAGTTGCTGAGGGGGGATAAGGTCTCACATCTGGATGTCCATGCCGGCCTGAGTGTGATCCGCTATCAGCAACGGGGGAGAATGAGGCTGCTGGGTCTGAGTATCTGGAATCTGAGCACCCCGGATGTCAGCTTCAAACAGGATGTAAGTGTTTTCTTGCGTCAGCGACATTCAGTATATGGTGAATATTCTGTGGGATTGGATGACAATTGGGACATCATCCCTTCTGGCAGAATGATGTGGCAAGGACCTTATCAAGAGTATCTGCTCGGTACTCGCATCAGACATACCTGGGAGTACTCCGCTCTAGCAAAACGCAGAGCCTATATCGGAGCTCTGGCCCGATGGAACGATGGAGCTTATATCTGTTTCGGATTCGAAAGGGATGAATGGATATTCGGAATGAGCTATGATGTGAATCTGTCTCCCTTGGAAGTCGCCTCACGCAATCGAGGGGCATTGGAGCTGACCGCGATCTACCTCATGGATGTATTCCGAGAAGAACGTGTCCTTCATCGCAAATGCCTGAGGATCCTATGAGACGATTCTGCATT from Flavobacteriales bacterium includes these protein-coding regions:
- a CDS encoding PorP/SprF family type IX secretion system membrane protein, whose translation is MRHLILSIAIASLSLGLSIPSQGQDIHFSQFFLTDLSTDPSLTGRFDSDYRISGVHRVQWRSVTLPYSTFQFTADAHDFQQIKGLGLGLRIMNDRAGDSRFNTFSMAALISKATPMDDEGRTELRSGLSIGFTQKRIDFDALRFDAQYDGTLYDASLSDGELLRGDKVSHLDVHAGLSVIRYQQRGRMRLLGLSIWNLSTPDVSFKQDVSVFLRQRHSVYGEYSVGLDDNWDIIPSGRMMWQGPYQEYLLGTRIRHTWEYSALAKRRAYIGALARWNDGAYICFGFERDEWIFGMSYDVNLSPLEVASRNRGALELTAIYLMDVFREERVLHRKCLRIL